TGGTTGCGGTTATGCTTGGGTTTAGTATTTCGACGATAGTCACGATGCTCGGATAATTGATTCGATCTCTTCGCAAATTTTGTGCATCAAATGGTCGAATACCGACGTCTTAACTTTAATAAGAGGCTTTTTTCAGATTATGTATCGACTTTTGGGTTTATTCGTCGCCGTTCTATTTGGTGCTTCTGTTATATCGGCTCAGTCGGGCCGCCGCGTCTCACCGACACCGACACCCGAAACGCAGTCCAGGCCGAAAGACGACCCGTCAGAATATTCGGAATCAAAACCGAGAACCAACCGGACCGTGCGTCCGGCCGAAAGGTTCCCGGGCATCGGCCTCGGCACGAATTCAAAAACTGCCCCAGCCCCGGCGGCAACCCCGGCCGCGGCCGATGCTAAAGATGATGGCGAAACGCTCCGTATCGAGACAAACCTGATCACGATACCTGTTTCCGTTTTTGATCGTAACGGCCTTTACGTTCCGGGATTGCGGCAAAACGATTTTAAGATATTTTCTGATGGCGTCGAGCAGGAGATCGCGTATTTTGGCACCTCTGATAAGCCTTTCACGGTTGCGATCGTGATCGATGTCTCACCTTCGACGGCCTACCGGATCGAAGAGATCCAGCGGGCTGCGATGGCTTTCGTAAATCTGCTGGAACCGCAGGACAGCGTGATCGTGATCGAATTTGACCATAGCGTGAGTGTCCTGACCGAGGTCACAAAGGACCGCGAAAAAATCTACAAAGCGATCAGAAAGGCGGATTTTGGCGATGGAACATCGCTCTATAATGCCGTTGACGAAACTCTGCGAAAGCAATTAAGCAGAATTCAGGGGCGAAAGGCTGTGGTCCTTTTCACAGATGGTGTCGATACGACCTCTCGCAAAAATAGCTATGAAAGTACACTAAGCTATGCGGAAGAAACCGATTCGCTCGTTTTCCCGATCTATTACAACACCTATTTTGATAATCGAGCCCGTTCCGGAGGCACGTTCCCGCCGATCTTTGGCGGCGGCGGAGGTGTCTTTCGCGGAACCAGCTCAGAAGATTACGCTCTCGGACGCCGCTATCTGGAAGAATTGGCGGACGCCACCGGAGGACGCGTCTTTCGTCCCGAGGCCACGCCGGGCGGGCTCACCAGAGCTTTCGAAGGTATAGCCGAGGAACTGCGTCGCCAGTACAACATCGGTTTTGTTCCGTCTGAAGAAGGTAAACCGGGGCAGCGGAAATCGATCAAAGTCAGGGTGAATCGGCCGAGTCTTATCCTCCGAGCAAGAGATAGTTATGTTGTTGGGACCGCGGCGGGAGCTCCGGCTATGGTAGATAATACGAAAAAGTGACAGTCATCAAATTAAAAAAGTCGCCAATGTTATTAAAACACTGGCGACTTTTTTTGCCTTAAGAACGTCTATTTTTCGCTCTGCATCTTCTTCGCAACCTTCTGAACCTGATCTAAAACACGAAGCAAATTGCCGCTCCACAATTTCTCGATCTGCTGTTTGGTATAACCGCGGCGGACGAGTTCGAGCGTGACGTTGAATGTCTCAGCCGCACTGTCCCAGCCTTCGACGCCGCCGCCGCCGTCAAAGTCTGAGCTGATGCCGACGTGGTCGATACCGATCTTCTTTACGAGATAGTCGATGTGGTTGACGAAATCCTTGACGTTAACGTCAGGTGCGGCATCCTTTAGTCGCTCCTTGACGATCGGGTTGACCTTGGTACGAAACGCCTGAGCTTTCTGCTGATAAGCAGCCCGTTCATCAGCCGGCAACTTCATCGCATCCGCTCGATCAAGCATTTTGAAGCCTTCCGCAGCCGCCAGGTCCTTCATGATCTCGGTCGATTTGGCC
This sequence is a window from Acidobacteriota bacterium. Protein-coding genes within it:
- a CDS encoding VWA domain-containing protein, which translates into the protein MYRLLGLFVAVLFGASVISAQSGRRVSPTPTPETQSRPKDDPSEYSESKPRTNRTVRPAERFPGIGLGTNSKTAPAPAATPAAADAKDDGETLRIETNLITIPVSVFDRNGLYVPGLRQNDFKIFSDGVEQEIAYFGTSDKPFTVAIVIDVSPSTAYRIEEIQRAAMAFVNLLEPQDSVIVIEFDHSVSVLTEVTKDREKIYKAIRKADFGDGTSLYNAVDETLRKQLSRIQGRKAVVLFTDGVDTTSRKNSYESTLSYAEETDSLVFPIYYNTYFDNRARSGGTFPPIFGGGGGVFRGTSSEDYALGRRYLEELADATGGRVFRPEATPGGLTRAFEGIAEELRRQYNIGFVPSEEGKPGQRKSIKVRVNRPSLILRARDSYVVGTAAGAPAMVDNTKK